The genome window GCTAGTgcttgcctgctaagtcgcttcagtcatttctgagtctttgcaaccctatggaccatagcccaccatgcttctcgctcctctgtccatgggattcaccaggcaagaacactggagtgggttactgtgcctgcctgggttgccaggccctcttccaggggatcttcccaatccagggactgaacccacatctgacatattggcaggcaagttctttaccactagcgccacctgggaagcccaaataaaccTAGACTTAATGCCAACTCTTAGGTGAAGCCTTCTGATCCTGTGTGAGTGTCCTGCTTTCTAGCAACCCTGACATGGTGGGCCTCAGCTTCTCCAGGACTTGTATAAGTAGAAATCTGTAGCACTAAGCATGTTCTCCACAGCAACAGATCTGCCTCAAGCTTCCAGGACTTTTCTATTATACAACAAATTGCAAAGAACATCAAGAAGGTCCTGCTTGGAAGATAAACCAACACCTAGCAACTGGGAGAAACCATCAGTGGGGCAGCAGTGGGGGAGGATTAACAAACATTAccaaatatcttcattttattggTTTCCACCAATGCCAACATAAGGTGGAAATGTACAAGTCTACTCTTGTCCAGAAGACACTGACTACAGTGACTCTGTCCTTCCTAGGCCCTAATTAGTAACTGCAAAGTCTGAGAGGATAAAGGCCTTTTCACACGTGTACAGTACAAGGATCACTGTTTAAGAAGCTTGGAGATTACAAACTTACATGTCCACATTAATAGTCAATGTTCTCTTAAACTATGCCTATCTTTCTGGGACCCACAGcacctaatattaaaaaaaaaaattattttccagccTTCAGTAACCAATCCCTGTTTCATTTTTGGTTAGATCACAAGTGTCATCATGCAGAGTTGAATTCAAATTGTTAACTTATCTGAACTTCAAATTTAAGAAGTCTTAAAGAATCAAGTTAACCTGGAAAGTCTTCAATTTCAAGGATTTACAGTCCTGCCATATTTGACTCCCCAAATCCATACCAGTGTTGTCTCATTCTCAAACACAATATAAAAACTCTATTtctcagaagaaggaaaagaataactAATAAATGTTGTCAGCAGTAGTGCCATATCTTGAtttgatatttgttgttgttgttcagtcattcagtcatgtctggctctttgcaaccccatagagtgcagcacaccaggcttccctgtccatcagcatctcctggagcttgtgcaaattcatgtccagtgagtcattgataccatacaaccatcttgtcctctgttgtaccctcctcctcctgccttcaatctttcccagcatcagggtcttctccaatgagttggttcttcacatcaggtggccaaagtattggagcttcagctttagcatcagtccttccattgagtattcagggttgatttactttaggattgactggtttgatctccttgctgcccaagggactcacaagaactttctccaacaccacagttcaaaagcatcaattcttacaagttcaaccttctttatggtccaaatatcacatccttacatgactactggaaaaaccatagctttgacaatatggacctttgtggcaaagtaacGTCTACACTTTTTCATATGCcatcttggtttgtcatagcttttcttccaaggagcaagcatcttttaatttcatggttgcagtcaccatctgtagtgattttggagcccaagaaaattaagtctgtcactgtttcctttgtttccccacctatttgtcatgaactgatgggaccagatgtcatgacctttgttttctgaatgttgagttttaagccagctttttcactctcctctttcactttcatcaagagactctttactcTTGATTTGGTCCACTCCATGCATTTCTGGTGAACTGCTCATTGGGTAACTTCATCTCTTTGTTTACAGAAGTGGTCATATGACCAAAACAGGTAAATTAGTCCTATCCCAAAGGAAAATCTGAGATCAGTCAAGATCATcttattaaaaatgatatatgatacagtgtatataaatatatatggtaCAAAAAACTTTTCCTTCCAGTAGAATGCCAACTGTGCCAGTTTCCCATCATTGTTATAACATATTGCCATAtactcagtggcttaaaaaaatacaaatgcttaGTACCTTAGAGTTCTGGAGATGAGGAGACTAAAATAGGTCCACAGGGATGTGTCCTTCTGCAGACATTAGGAGAGAATCTACTTACTGGTATTTTCCAACTTCTAGAGGCCACCTATAAtccttttctccatctttaaagTCAGAAGCTTAGTATCCTGTCTCCTCCCTGACCTCCTGCCTCCTCTTATAAGAATCTTTGTGATTATGTGGGCCCACTTGGGTAATTCAGGTTGATCTCCTCATCTcaatttccttaatttatttttatctgtaaaagTTCTTATACCATGAAAGACAACGCATcatcacaggttccagggattggGATGTGAACAATTTGAGAAAAGAGGACGAGACATTATTTACATACCAAATTAAGTAATTAGTGTATAAGAAATGatgtagctttttcttttttattgaaatatagttgatatggatatgagtttgagcaaactccgggggatggtgagggacagggaagtctggcatgctgcagtccatgggatcacaaacagttggacacaaccgagcaactgaacaattatattcatttcaggtgtacTATGTAGTGATTTGGCATTTGCAAGCAccatgaaatgatcaccacaaaaagtctagtaaccatctgtccccatGCAATATTATGGGGAACTGACAATATTCCTTATGTTGTATACTACATTCCtaagacttatttattttctaaatgaaagtTTGCATGTTTTAATCCCATTTCATATTTTGCACCCACTCTGGAAACCATctgcttgttctctgtatctatgagtatgtttgttttatttgcttgcttgctttattttttatatttcatacataagtgagatcatgtggcatttgtctttctctttattatttcacttaggataatacCATATAGATCTATTCATGTTGAAGTAAATGGCAGATTTCATACCTCTTtgtggctgactaatattccattactgagcatgcgtgcatgctcagtcactcagtcttttctgactctttgtgatcccatggactgtagccccccaggttcctctgtctatgtaatttcccaggcaagaaatactggagcgggttgccatgtcctactccaggggatcttcccaacccagggatcaaactcacctctcttccatctcttgcattggcacgtggattctttaccgctgagccacctgggaagcccaatatatatattctttattcctCTACTGATGAACACTTAGATTGATTCCATATCTTGGCCATTAGTAATGCCACAATGAACTTTGGTGTCCCTATATTCTTTCAAATTAGTGGTTTTGTCTTCTTCCAGTAAATACCCAGAAgagaaattgctggatcatatggtagttctttgtcagcaaaggtccgtctagtcaaaggttatggtttttccagtagtcatgtatggatgtgagagttggaccataaagaaggctgagcactgaagaattgatgcttccgaactgtggtattagagaagactcttgagagtcccttggactgcgaggagatcaaaccagtcaaacctaaaggaaatcaaccctgaatactgaatactcattggaaggactgaggctgaagctgaagctccaatactttggccacctgattcaaagaactgactcattggaaaagaccctgatgctgggaaagattgaaggcaggaggagaaggggatgacagaggatgagatggttggagggcatcatcaactcgatggacatgagtttgagcaagctccgggggttgatgatggacaaggatgcctggtgtgctgctgcaaaccatggggtcacaaagagtcagacatgactgagtgactgaacagaactgaactgagggtacttctatttttcatttgtgaggaacctccacatcctgttttccacagtgactgcatcaatttacaaTCTCTGCAACAGTCACaaatgttcccttttctgcatAAGAATAAATGAACCTTAAAAATCACCATTTGGTACAAAATAACAATCACTGTTTCTTGTAAGAATTAATAAAGAATGCTTGATAATAAGACCAGTGGCTGAAGTCTTCAGGCTCTCAGAGGGTGCTGCAAACCTAAGCTTCCTGACCACCTGAGTGCCAGTTGCCTCCAGTAGTCACAAGTAGCTTGGTGCCCCAGAAGTTTCCCTTGGCTAGAGGAAGCTTCATTTGCTCCAAGATCCTAAAGAGATCCTGTGAACACAGGCTGTCAATCAAGCAGGGCGCCAACCCACCCATGGCATCAAGTTCCTGACCAGCTCCCATGACCATGGGCATCTCCTAAGTACCAGGCTCCCAGCACACTCAGGCTTCTTGGCATATTTCTGCCCTGGCCAACTCCCACAGTCCAGGATATCTCCTCTGGTCTTAGCTTCCAATCAGTACCACAAACCAGGGTCTAGAGAGCACTTGTTAACTCATGATATTGGAGGGCCCCAGTACCAGGTTGACTGCTATTCCAGGCTTTTGATGCACCCCAGCACCAGGTCACCAAAACACTCCAGCAGCAGTTGACCATGGATGCCACTAGAATgcacacacagactctctagaCCAGCTGACTGGTAGAGGcctttgcctgccaaagcagattTATAAAGACTAGTACAGGAACCTACATCCTCAGATGCATAGATACCAAGGCAAGACCACAAATATCGTGACTGATCAAGAAGGTATGATACCACCAAACACAATACATACTGTAAAGAAATGCCAACTTCTCAATTCTCATCCTGTTATTAATATCTAATTCCATACCATTCTTTGTTGAACTTCATTTTGTTCATataatattttcctaattttatttagttGTATACCTCTGTTTTCTTGTACTtgcactgaattttttaaaggattatttGAATTCTTTGTTAGACAGTTGGTAGATTAAATTTTTATCCAACAGCAGCAGtgcatacattcttttcaagtggaCACAGATTAGTCTCCAGCATAGAACATATGTTAAGTCACAAAGCAGGCCTTAGCTAATGTAAGAAGACTGAAttcatatcaagtatcttttcttaCCAGAAACATAAGaaattagatgtcaattacaggatgACAATTGGAAAATTACAAGCAAatggaaactaaacaacacactCTTGAACAACCATTGgtcaaaaaaaaagaggggggacatcaaaaaatatcttaagacAAATGAAgatggaaatacaaaataccaaaacttgcaagatgcagcaaaagcaattctaataGGCAagtttataaagataaaaagaaaaaattacaaaaagcaaTCTATCTTTATCTCaagtaactagaaaaagaaacaaactaagcccaaagttagaaacaagaaagaaaataacaaagagcagaaataaatgatagAGATACaagaaaagcaatagaaaagaCCAACAAAACTAAGAGTTGGTTTATTTGAAAGAGAAACCTGACAAACCTTTAGGAAGATCAgcacagaaaaacagagaaagcagctttattcacaatagtgAAGACATGAAAAAAACCTAAGaatccatcaaaagatgaatggataaagaatattcTACATACAGTCAAATATTCttcaaccttgagaaagaagaaaatcttgcctTGTGCAAAAATATAGAtgaaacttgagggcattatgctaagtaaaataaattagaaagacaaaaacaagtaCTGTATGTTCtcacttttatgtgaaattaaaaaaaaaaaggcaaacaaaaataGTTAGTAAAAGGATGGTTACTAGTAGCTGAGATtgggagaaacagaaaatgttgGTCAAAGAGTACAAATTCTCAGCACTAAAATACTTTCTGGGGATTTAATTTACACATGGTGACTACAACAATATGTgcgtgttaagtcgctcagtctttgcaactccagggactgtagcccaccaggctcctctacccgtggaattctccaggcaagaaaactggagtggggtaccatgccctcctccaggtgatcttctccaTCTAGTGATCAAACActagtctcttaagtctcctgcattgccaggcaggttcttcaccactagtgccacctactgtacatatacttgaaatttactaaaagagtagatcttaaatatcctcactaccaaaaaaagaaaaaatgtataataaatggAAGAACAGATGGGTTAACTATTTTTTTTGTAAACATctgcaatatatacatgtataaatcaTCACAATGTACACCTTGAACTTGAACATGTTGTATGTCAatgatacctcaataaagctggaggaaaaataaaaatataaataaataaaaattatggatgaaaattaaaggaaattggAATTCCACCTAATTACGACCTTCTCCCCACCAGGTTCTTGTGAACTACCAAATAAACATAGTAACTTTATAGTAGAGAAGCCTAAAAGACACCATGTTATCCAAGTGTTCAAAGTTCATATCATCAGTAATAGAATAAGTAAATACCAGGTTCCTTCTAATAAGATGCAGCTCAGGTGGACACAATATCAGTTTTGTGGAGTTTCATTGTCAAAAAGGAAAATTCTAATTCTGCATAAacaccgctgctgctgctgctaagctgcttcagtcgtgtcactAGGCAAATATAAATTGAAAACCATTGTATAAAATAAATGGCCTATACTCTTCAGAAATATTTAGCtattaaaggcaaagaaaaactgaaaaatggttTCAGATTAAAGGACACTAAGAGACATAACACCTAAATCTCATTTGTTATCCTGAATTAGATCTTCACTTTAGGAAATACTCTCAGGAACAGTTAGGGATGGTTGTGCATATATactatttcagaaaaatatttaaattcatattaatattatataattgtAGACAGAGTGGCAAAATACCCATGGTAAAACATTAACACTATGAAATCTGATGGAGGTCTAAATCTgtactattttcttttctgtaaattttattgttattgaaTTGTAATATTGGTTGGAGGTTTAGGGTTGGCAATGATAGAGTCTCAGATTTCCTAGTTGTTGTTGACCATAACAAGAGAACTCAGGTAAAAATCTATTGTCATTACCTGATTTGTCATATACAAGTTGCTTAAGCTTAGGTAAGTCTCATATCTTcttctcttcagttttctcatctagaaagtgagaaaaaaacataattatatCCTGCCTGTGATAAAAAAAGTTTCATgtaaaaggtatgaaaataaagcaataaaaacaacAGTATCTGTGGTGATCTTTGGGAGAATTTTTTGAAAGTAATCTTTACTTTAGATTACAAATAAATGTTACAGCAACATGGCTAGGATTCAGAACATAAACACTAAAATTATGCATTTCAAGAAAAATAGTCTACACATACAAAAAgatatttctgtgtttttcaagcataaaaggaaaagaagaaatggaaaaatcaaagctttttcAAGTTAGATAGTGAGATACTCTGGTACTGTATGAGGTATATCAAACAATAAGAATTTCATAAGTACAAGGTGGTTCAAAGAACTAAGCTATGTCTTTTAAGTTCTTAAAAGATTTTTGCTCTGTGATAGTTCTTTTGTGTGGCCCCAATTATTTACTAAAAGTTCTTTTACAGACATGATTCTCGGTTCTTCATTTCTTGAAAAGTAGCTTAAGGACAAATGTATATACCCCATATTATTGTTTATGGCTAGTTAGAGAAAAAaactcacagacacacaaaggCAAAGACAAAGACATCAGAATCAACGTACATGAGAGCCACACAAGAAATTGAGAGGAAAATGTgggaggtttttctttttaataatttaggGAAAAGGACTTGAATCAATCATATCTAAACTTTAGAGGCCCCCCAAACTAAAACAGACATTTAAGAACCATACAAAACTCAGGTGTTGCCAAGATTTTACTTTattccttatttcattttttatttcaatatagtGCAGTTTAAAGTGTTACATACATAGTACACTTATTTCAAATGGAGATGGTATCAATAATATAGGAAACAACACTATTACTTTAATTAAAAGtgcgtttatttattttttgaaaaatacatgctAATTTTCATAAGAACTTTCTAACCACAAATATTCAAATCAGATCgagcttagaaaagaaaaaaccattTTCATATAGCTTTCATCATAAAATTTTTCCaacatatttttaagtaattCCTTCAAGTACCCATTGGATTCATCAAAACATTTTTCAGAGCCTAGCACTTGGTTGCCTTAAATATTATTTACTGCTTCTTGGGTTATCCAGGTGCTACAAGCACTTATTTCACCTAACAATACCTGGCCTATGATAACCATTACTTTATGAGCTATATAGCACAGCTTTAAACTTATTTCCACTTTCTTTACACTTCTCactgaattgaaaaaaaagagaagtacgAGATGCTTACTTCTGCTGCATTACTGAGAGCACTTCTAGTTATGACTCATGCAAGTCACTTTGTTACTAATGGTAATGGGATATTATGGAATACAGACCAAAACTCCTCTCAATATTAACTAGTATtctaaaaaagaataacaatgttggagaaaatatttaaagtgtttcaAAATGTCTTTCATTAAACCGAAGATGGAAGACAAATTTTATGACAAATTCTGCCTACAAAGcaagaaattaaacaacatattctAGGCTTCTTTTAAGGAATTATACctgaattttatcattttttgtaaTATTCTATGCTTCATtttcaattaagaaaattatatttttattaggtTTGTGCACTAAAAACTTAATATTCATGTTTCATCCATTTTTATATGGCTGTCATCACCACTAAAGAATGATTAGTATTTAGTAAGACCTTGTCTAATTCATATCTATTACCACGAACTTTGTGACCATGTGAGTGTACACACTCATTAAGTGCTAATTGAGTGAACGAAAGAAAGATTGATGAGtggatgactggaaaaaccattgctgtAGAGATGTTCCACTTTACATTCATGTCACCAGTAAAACAGACCATCCTCAGCCCATTAATCTCTTTACTGCCCCTCTTACATCTTTGTTTCTGAGGGTGTAGATTAGAGGGTTGAGACTAGGTGTGACAACAGTATAAAAGAGGGCAATGAACTTGCCTTGATCTTGAGAATTTCCTGTTGGTGGCTGGAGGTATATGCACatgactggaatgaaaaaaagGGATACGACCATAAGATGGGCTCCACACTTCCCAAAGACTTTCTGGAGTCCAGTTGTTGACTGCATCCTCAGCACTGCCCGGGCAATGGCCCCATAGGAGCTGAGAATGAGGATGAGAGGTATGAGAACAAAAATGGAGCTCGTGACCATGAGGGACAGCTCATTAGCACGGGTATCAATGCATGACAGCCGAAGCAGCGCTGGAACTTCACAGAAGAAATGGTCCACTTGGCGATGTCCACACAGGGGTACCAAAAATGTAAAGAAGGAATGAAGGGCTGAGTTGGTGAAGCCACTTACCCAACAAGCCACAGCCAACAGATGGCAGAAACGAGGGTGCATGAGGACAGTGTAACGCAGGGGTCTACACACAGCTACATAACGGTCATAGGACATCGCCATCAGTAGCACACATTCTGTGCATCCCAGTGCGAGAACAAAATAAAGTTGAATCATACAACCATTGTAAGAGATGGTTTTTTCTGGGCCCCAGAGGTTGACCAGCAACTGAGGGATGAAGCTGGTGGTGTAGCAGAGATCCAGAAAAGAGAGATttgagaggaagaagtacatgggagtGTGGAGATGGGAGTCCAGGTATGACAAGATAATGATGAACAGGTTGCCTATCAATGTCATCAAGTAGAACATCAAGATAACCACAAAAAGAAGTAACTCAAGCTGAGGCCAATCAGAAAAACCCAATAGAACAAACTGGGCTTCAGAGGTTGCATTCTTTTTTCCATCATCATTCATATCTTGTTATCTGAGGAAAGAATTACATACAGCCTAAAAGTGTAGGGAAAGACTCCAAGAATCACAGAGacacaggaaatttaaaaaaccagTTTCAAGGGCATACCACTGCTCAGTTGTAAGACAATTTGGGCATTAAGAGAAACTGTGGTACCAACGAATTGAAAGAAATAAGAATCCACAAGCTAATAGtgataaacttaaaaaagaataaatgtatagTGGAGAACAGAAGACTGTTCCTGTCAGCTGGATACTAAATAGTAAATGTAGAAGGAATGGTGGCATtagaaaaacttaaatatatGCTAAAAACTAGTGAATGAAGAAATGTTGAGCCATTTACATTGTTTAAAATATCTCCCCAGAAGTTACTTgttaattataaaatgtaaagtaGTAGACTTCACAACAGAAAAACCTAGTAGACCACCGTAACAAAATAATCAGTGTTAACATCATTAATGTTACAAACCAAGATCATGTGACTACTGATACAATGCTCTGAACCAGGGCATagtgtcacttcagtcatgttcatgCCAAAAAATGCATAGCTTGATGCTAATAATGAAAAGGCATGAGATAAACTCACATGGAGACAAGATGGGTGAAATAGCTGACCTgcactctttaaaaatatcaaattcaaGAAAGAGTTTGAAATGAAGACAGATGAGAAATACATAGATACAGATATGacagacagagaaacagaggagagagaggataggtgataaaataaatcttttcaggCAGAGTGTAGACTATTGTTGAATCTGGTTAAAAGGTTAATAGCAGttttctgtaccattttacaaCTTTTctacaaattttatattttaccagaataaaaacctccagaaagtaaattaaatgcttttctttacttttttatttcatccAAATGTTTGTCctattatagaaaaataacttCTTGACTATTAggtttttctcattcattcaaggATGACATCAGGGTAAATAGCAACTTGAAAATTCCTAAcataatgaaagaagaaaatcccCATGAAGcaaataatcttttctttaaacagatttaattttcttctcagcATTTTCAGATAATTTCCATTTATGTGATTATAGAAAACAATAATTACAACCTCATAATCTTACATATAGAATAAAAGGTATGATGAATGATATCaaatttatttatgatttcaAGACATTTATAGAGTGTGAAAAACATTAAGCTTCAATTATATATTCCTATAGAAAATCTTTTCCTTCTTATTTGTTTACTTGCACTCACAGCTTATTTCTAAACTGAAACCTAAATAGAGATACCAAAAACAGAGACAAGAAACATGCACATCAGCTTACACACAAAACTTAAAATTAGAGTCCACATGATTTGACtctgtgaaatagatggggagaacaGTGATGAAATGCCTCCCAAagaacatataaatatatctgatttgaaaggagaaatttttaggaaaaagaagatataaagtcattgaaagaataaagaagtaAGGAAGGGTGTGAAGACGGAGGACGGTGGAAAAGAACCAGACTACAAGTGCTCAAAGTTGAAAGTGTACAGATGTGTATCACAGAGCTGAGAAACATGAACACAGGATCTGAGGTGGTTTCTaaagtatttctttttcaatAGGACAATAACTGAGACCATATTTAAATTctaatcataattttttttctaatcataaattttaatgtctacatatattttattctccAACTTAGTGAAGAATTCTATTTACTGAAACCATTAAATGACTTCATCATTTAAGATATTGTGCCTAGAGAATCTTGCATttgtttttggttaaaaaaatgaagtatatttcATAGACAGTGATAAATCTTAAgtgattctttttctcttattggTTTTCAGTCCTTCATATGAAAGATTAATGCCACCTTTTTTTATACAGTTACCCTGACAAGGTATAATAACCAACATTTAAatatccctcctcctctctgtgaTTGCTTTGCCTCATTCCTCATTCCATTGCCATATCACTTCTGCTTCCTCTTTCCACAGCCAATTTGTCTTCTCTTGCTTCCTAATAAGCTAcggcaaaaaaagaaagaaagaaagaaagaagtcacaGAAGAGCCACCTGTGGTTACCTCTTTTGAAGTCTTTTAATTGCTCACATTTTGATGTACAACTCTTGAAAAGACATTAGCAGTAGATAAATGGTGGAGTTTCAGCAGGAACATTAGAGAGAATGTAGCCTCACATTTGTAAGACTAATTCAGGCCTTAAAACTCTTATCATTAACTAATTGCTAATGATTAATCATTACCTAGACTACTTTCTATAGCTCAGAAACCATGCAGGATTATAAACCAGTACATtgcttaaaagaaattttttgtgattaaatagaaaattaaagtaTTATTAAACTATAGAAGGAAAGTAACTATAAAGATGTAACTAGAACTCTAAATGATAACTTGGACAAAGACAGGGTATCCAAGAAAGGACAAGCTTGAAAAGAGGCACTTCCTGCTCAAGGCTGTAGCTCAGACCTCACCAGAGAAGGTGTGGCTGAGCCCACTGGATGGTGAAGAAGTTCACCATGGCTGAGTCAAAAAATAGCAATGGTTGAATAGTAAATTATGAAGATGATTTAATTTAGAGGTCACTGCCATTTTAGGGATAATAGGAAAATATCAAGATTTTTAAGCATTTTCCTAGAATAGGAGATACTATATCATGAGATGTAAAAACCAAAATGCTCTTGTTGCTTCTTCTGATGCAGATATAATTTTCTTCCTCCTTATACAGTTGCATGAGTAACTTAATATtgatacattaattaaaataaagcagCAGCTCTGAGATATATTTATCTTTTGCATGACATATCTTTCAACATTCTTATAGACATTAGAAAGAGATataagagaccaaaaaaaaaaaaatagaagtagaaAAAAGGTAGACTTTAGGGTTAAATTTCTTCTTACCAGAGAAGTAAAGACCTTATCAAAGGTTGCTTTCATAGACTGTTGAATGAAATATCTCTTCTCTATTTTTGAAATAAGACATTACGGAGGAAATACTGGTAGACATGAGCTTCTCTTCTCCATCACTATATCAATGGTCAGCTTTAATCCTTAATACTCTAATCTAGTGCTTAAGCAGTTTTCAAATAACTCCTTTCATGTCTATCCCACCTGTCTATCCACATGCTTTGTATTTGTCTGTTCAATCTATGCCTCTTTATG of Cervus canadensis isolate Bull #8, Minnesota chromosome 28, ASM1932006v1, whole genome shotgun sequence contains these proteins:
- the LOC122429423 gene encoding olfactory receptor 2J3-like; amino-acid sequence: MNDDGKKNATSEAQFVLLGFSDWPQLELLLFVVILMFYLMTLIGNLFIIILSYLDSHLHTPMYFFLSNLSFLDLCYTTSFIPQLLVNLWGPEKTISYNGCMIQLYFVLALGCTECVLLMAMSYDRYVAVCRPLRYTVLMHPRFCHLLAVACWVSGFTNSALHSFFTFLVPLCGHRQVDHFFCEVPALLRLSCIDTRANELSLMVTSSIFVLIPLILILSSYGAIARAVLRMQSTTGLQKVFGKCGAHLMVVSLFFIPVMCIYLQPPTGNSQDQGKFIALFYTVVTPSLNPLIYTLRNKDVRGAVKRLMG